AACTGGGTCTTCCTACGGAGTTTGGCACTTCAAAGTCCGAGCTTTTTAAGGAAATTAAAGATAAGACTTTGGGGAGAATTCAGGGCTGGAAGCAGGCTACTATCTCATGCAGGGAGGGAGGTGATGATTAAATCGGTAGCTCTTTCCATGAATACTTTTGCGTCTTCTCACTTTAGGCTGCCAGCTTCCCACCATTCACAGCTAAGGAGTGCTGCCACTCACTTCTTCTGGGGAGATTCAGGTGATAAGAACAAGATATGTTGGATATCTTGGAAGCGGCTTTGTAGATCAAAGGAGGAAGGGAGTCTGGGTTTCAGGGATCCGGCTATTCATAATAAGGCCTCACTTGGGAAGTAGCGTGGCGGTTATGGCGCTATCCTCATTCTCACTGGGCTGTCCATATGAAGCAAATCTATTTGCTCAACTATGAATTTTTGGACTCTAGGCTGGGCTCAAATCCTTCTTGGGCAAGGAGAGCGATTATTGAAGGAAGGAAAGTGCTTGTTGATGGTTTTATTTGGTGTGTTGGAGATGGGACGAGCATTAAGGTGTGGTCAGATGCATGGATCCCATCTACTCTAAACCACAAGCTTCAACACCTCTACATGTGTAATAATAGGGACTTCTTGGTGTCCGATCTTATTGACCATGATAACCGCACCTGGAACATTCAGATTCTGGATTCACTCTTCCACCAGGATGATATAGCGGCTATCTTGAAGATTAAGCTCAGCTTATTCCCTCTCCCTGACTCAAGAATCTGGAGTGCTTCTAAAGATGGCGTCTACTCGGTTAAAGCAGGTTACCACTTCCTCTGCAATCAATTGGACAGCAAAGCAAGAGCTACAGCAGCATCCTCCTCTACCCTTCCCACTCACCATGTCCCAGATAAAGTCTGGAAGCAGATATGGTCTTGTCGCTCCCTCCCAAAGATTCGAAGTTTCCTATGGCGAGCGTGCTCTAGGGGGGTTGCCTCGGGTGCTAGTCTAAAACAGAGGAAGTTCAGCATTGATCCAGCTTGCCATCGCTGCGGAGCCCCCCTTAGAGATGGTGGATCGCATTTTACTGGATTGCCCATTCGCCAGGGCCGTATGATTTGGTTCAAAGCTATCTTTCTCCCCACCGCGGCATGATCCTCGACTTCAAGACTTCATTTTCTGTTGGGATAGCCTGCGGCCTTCCAATAAACAATTAAACCTAGACGTTGGATCCACTGCCTCTCTTTGGCTGAGTAGGAGCAGATTACTACTTCAGGGTGTGAGCCAATCCCCTATGGAAGTAATCCAGTTGGTTGAATCCCAGGCTCAGTAATTTTTGCAAGCTACTGCTCGCCATCAGAAGCTTGATGGAAAGATCCCGGGGGCCTCAAAAAGGTCCGGGGGTTGGACAACTCCATCACCACCATTCTGTAAGCTAAATGTGCATTTCTCTTCTAGTGGTGATGCGGGTGGGCTGGGCATCATTGTCAGAGACGGATCAGGGACTCCTCTCTTGGCTGTCTCTGTGCCTGCAACAGCGGCTTCCCCCCCTCCAAGGAGAAGCTTTAGCATTAAGGTCTAGGCTCCTCTACGCTATGTCGGACTGCATTGAAGACCTGGAGGTTGAAACTGATTGCAAGGATCTGCACATTTTCCTCACCCAACCTCAGTTGATCCCACCTCTTGAGGTGCTTGCTTTGGTTTCTGATATTAAACAGGTTGCAACCTATTTAAGAAACTATAGTTTTCTTCGCAATTCTAGGGAGAATAACAGCGTTGCTGACTCCTTAACCCAGAAGGCCGTGTATCTATTGAGCGAGACATCCTGGCCATTATCCACTCCTTGGCTATCTGATATCCATATGCCCAATGGCTTGCGCTCAGCTCACGCTAATAGATAGCCTtattttctacccaaaaaaaaaaaatttatttcaagGTAATAGCCGTGAAAATTTCTAAATTAAAAgataaatttttataatcattaccccatgtgctCGTACCAATTACTTAAAtattttaccatatttagtaataataaattttacatgtattttttattttacattttataactAATGATTTTGAAAGTAAAGTGAAAATTTAATAACGAATGATTGGGAATTAGTGATATAGTCACACGAATAAagattataatttttcttttttaagtacataaatttcacttcacttcccttaaATTTCCCTTAATGGAGCCGACAAAaatcaagataaaaaaaaaataaaatggatgaGAAAGAGAGGATTATACCATGCATTAATTTTACAATATGAACCACGGCATACATTTTggacaaaggaaaaaaagttaaattttgaaaaaagaaaggcaTAACTCATATTTTCTCTTGTCCCCTCGCTAGTCACTGGTTATATATATTCAAGTTCAAGCGGTTCCTACAGTTCCGTTAAATAACTCCTGAGCTTACATCAATCAGGTTTCTTCAAGTTCACGCAGTTGTCAACAGCTTGATCAAACAACTCCCGAACCTGCTTCAACTCTTGCTCTGGTAGAAGTAGCACCAAACATAAACAGTACAGGTAAATTACTAATCTCTGGTTTTGACAAAGAGAAACATAGATGGAGTCAAAAGGGTGATACTGGGTGCAACCGTGCAAGTGGCTCCTCTACTCCACCCTTCATCCCACCCTTGTTCCCACTATATAAAAACATATTTTAGGAATTTCCACAAATAAATAGCTGGTTTCACTACAAGGGTATTAACCACAACTCTTTGAGACGATTTCCTGTTACATTTCAGTTGGCAAAAATGCTAACATTGTCAGTGGAGATTGCCCATTAATTCAGCGATATATGTATTTGCTTGTATGCCCCCAAGTGCCCATGTGTGTGTGCTCTTGCATGCCCCAAGTGTGTGCCCCTAAGTGCTCAAATTTATAAGCTTGTATGCTCCCAAAGTTCCCATGTGTGCTTTGTATGCCCCGAAGTGCCTATGCGTTCTTGCTTGCATACCTCCAAGTGTGTTGCCTAAATGTGCCTATGAGTGCATTGCCAATTAATTCAGCAATTTTCCATCATCATCACTCCTGATGAATGTCAATTAAGCAAAAAAGTTTCTTATAAGAGAGACATCAAGATATAGTTACCAATTGATAGGCCATGGTATATGGATGCCGCTATTCCATTCATATTGTCCTCTTGCCATAGAGAATATATGTGTAGAAATACAAAAGATGACAGCTAGTTGTTCATGTTCTTATATGATCGTTTAAGATGAAAAGAATTAAGTGAATCTTCCAAGAAGAGTTAGGAATTCACCTGCTGCCTCCAGTTGCCTCTGGAGTTCCTGTCCCACTGCTTCATTTTCAGCctagaaaagaagttggagaaatagagaaataagagaagaattTCTAGCAGGGGCAATAATAACATTGCTAACAGAATAATGACTAGGTATCACTATACCTCAAGTTCTGCAATTCGTTTCAGTTGTGCTTCTTCATCTCCCTCAGATACTGGAAGCACATTAACCAACGTATCAAACTAGAAACAAAAAGACATCACCATGGTAAGTTATTACAAGCATCAGTATCACAATATTTCAGAAGAAATGGAATAATCCTTGATCTATCCCATCATGGGATGGATTCAATCAGAAGATATTTTTGGTATTGTTATATATGTGCAATCTTCTGTAACACGTGGTTAAAGATTGGTAACTATCAAGATAACTTGGGATGGATTCAACAGACCCTATACCCTAATTAAAGAATTGGCCTTGATTACACAATTTGACCTAATGGTAATAATTATTAAGAATGCTTTAGGTCAAGAGACAGAAATTTGTCCTCATGTCATCAGGAGATTAATTTGACTAGGCAGATTGGGAGACTAcattcattttctatttcatggTAACTCTGGCGTTATGGAAAGAAAAGATTCAAAGGATGAGTGCCATACTGCCATTTTCATTTGAAAGAGGGATATCCTGTTGACAATAGTCCAGTTATTCAAAATTAATCTGGATGAAAGTCGAGAAAATTCGAAGTAACCAATACAAATCCAAATTCAGTCTTTGAAGATGATAAAAAGGAAATGTTTCTAGCGAGGTCAAAAGCAAAGAAGATTAATCAAACCTTGAACATTAATGTCTAATGCAAGGTCTATTAACATCAAGTGTCAAGGCTCTTTTATCTAGGAGAGATCGAATCACAGACTGACATAGTCGAATAGCATCTGAACCTTCAAATGAATATCTCTGGGCAGCTTGGGGCATTGGGGGGAGAGGGTGGAACATCAATCTGTCAAAAAAAATCTGACAAAAAGATGATGtcacctatccaaaaaaaaaaaatgatgacgTTGTATAGCATGCATAAATTAGGGGGAAGAGAACAACAAtgagtgattaaaaaaaaaaagggcattaacttttccttctcctcccccctcccaaCCATTTAAACCACTAGCCGTAGGCAAGAAAGTTCATTTAGTTTCCATTTGTTAATAGAGATAACTATTATGTCACTAATTTCCAATGTCAACATTTCTCCTTAGCTACAGATAAATTCTTCACCTGCTTAGCAGCCTTAACTAGGGCAGCACTCATGAGCTTGGGTTGT
The DNA window shown above is from Macadamia integrifolia cultivar HAES 741 unplaced genomic scaffold, SCU_Mint_v3 scaffold761, whole genome shotgun sequence and carries:
- the LOC122069913 gene encoding mediator of RNA polymerase II transcription subunit 21-like isoform X2; the protein is MDIISQLQEQVNIIASLAFNTFGTLQRDAPPVRLSPNYPEPPSNPSEDTLNIAEQPKLMSAALVKAAKQFDTLVNVLPVSEGDEEAQLKRIAELEAENEAVGQELQRQLEAAEQELKQVRELFDQAVDNCVNLKKPD